One window of the Chryseotalea sp. WA131a genome contains the following:
- the rpiB gene encoding ribose 5-phosphate isomerase B, with translation MSTIALGADHAGFEYKEHLKNWLAERGYTTKDFGAYSTDSADYPDFAHPVATAIEKKEFDLGLLICGSANGVAMTANKHQGIRAAICWKEELAELARSHNNANILCIPARHVSKELAEIMLDKFIHTAFEGGRHTKRVDKIGC, from the coding sequence TCGCGCTGGGTGCCGATCATGCTGGCTTTGAATACAAAGAGCATTTAAAAAACTGGCTTGCAGAAAGAGGGTATACCACCAAAGATTTTGGAGCCTACTCGACTGACTCTGCCGATTATCCAGATTTTGCGCATCCCGTGGCAACGGCTATAGAAAAGAAGGAGTTTGATTTAGGTTTATTGATTTGTGGCAGCGCCAATGGCGTGGCCATGACGGCCAATAAACACCAAGGCATTCGTGCTGCCATTTGTTGGAAAGAAGAATTGGCAGAACTAGCTCGGTCTCACAACAATGCTAATATCCTCTGCATTCCCGCTAGGCATGTTTCAAAAGAGCTAGCTGAAATAATGCTGGACAAATTTATCCATACTGCATTTGAAGGCGGGCGGCACACCAAAAGAGTAGATAAAATCGGGTGTTAA
- a CDS encoding type II toxin-antitoxin system HicA family toxin gives MVPMHKKDLPKGTLHAILKQSGIERDDLR, from the coding sequence GTGGTTCCGATGCATAAGAAAGACCTACCGAAAGGAACACTTCATGCCATTCTTAAGCAATCCGGTATTGAAAGGGATGATCTTAGATGA